A single Callithrix jacchus isolate 240 chromosome 4, calJac240_pri, whole genome shotgun sequence DNA region contains:
- the LOC128931731 gene encoding uncharacterized protein LOC128931731 isoform X2, whose product MSLRPKGRRGSPVAREALRRPHPTQAASRPQWALALGARGPGVRDPRRHLPGSPPRTTHRTASPSSAAAGLRKGIRAGRSPRPPPPETAGVTAPRGHAPLSGQPRPRAFWALHTPCSPSPAFPTWERQIQVSVPKPDTYSRKPQL is encoded by the coding sequence ATGTCACTGAGGCCGAAGGGACGGCGGGGGTCACCTGTGGCCCGGGAGGCTCTGCGCCGCCCCCATCCCACGCAGGCCGCCTCGAGGCCTCAGTGGGCGCTGGCCCTGGGCGCCCGGGGTCCGGGGGTACGGGATCCGCGGCGTCACCTCCCGGGCTCGCCGCCACGCACGACTCACCGGACCGCGTCGCCGTCCTCTGCTGCTGCGGGGCTCCGGAAGGGAATCCGAGCCGGGCGCTCGCCCAGGCCCCCGCCCCCTGAGACTGCTGGGGTCACAGCCCCGCGCGGCCACGCCCCACTTTCTGGGCAGCCGCGTCCACGCGCGTTCTGGGCCCTGCACACCCCCTGCTCCCCCTCCCCAGCTTTCCCGACGTGGGAGCGGCAAATCCAAGTCAGCGTGCCCAAGCCAGACACTTACTCCAG
- the LOC128931731 gene encoding uncharacterized protein LOC128931731 isoform X1, whose translation MSLRPKGRRGSPVAREALRRPHPTQAASRPQWALALGARGPGVRDPRRHLPGSPPRTTHRTASPSSAAAGLRKGIRAGRSPRPPPPETAGVTAPRGHAPLSGQPRPRAFWALHTPCSPSPAFPTWERQIQVSVPKPDTYSRQGLALLPKL comes from the coding sequence ATGTCACTGAGGCCGAAGGGACGGCGGGGGTCACCTGTGGCCCGGGAGGCTCTGCGCCGCCCCCATCCCACGCAGGCCGCCTCGAGGCCTCAGTGGGCGCTGGCCCTGGGCGCCCGGGGTCCGGGGGTACGGGATCCGCGGCGTCACCTCCCGGGCTCGCCGCCACGCACGACTCACCGGACCGCGTCGCCGTCCTCTGCTGCTGCGGGGCTCCGGAAGGGAATCCGAGCCGGGCGCTCGCCCAGGCCCCCGCCCCCTGAGACTGCTGGGGTCACAGCCCCGCGCGGCCACGCCCCACTTTCTGGGCAGCCGCGTCCACGCGCGTTCTGGGCCCTGCACACCCCCTGCTCCCCCTCCCCAGCTTTCCCGACGTGGGAGCGGCAAATCCAAGTCAGCGTGCCCAAGCCAGACACTTACTCCAG